CATGCCCCAGCACCTGACTCAGGTTGACCGGCTCTGAATAGCCGGCCGTGGCGGGTTGCCATTGAATCCAGTCCTGCACCCGCAGGCGGTAAACGGTGGCCTCTGTTTTTCCAGTGACGGCTTTTCGCTCGTACTGGTGCGCCAGCCCGGCTTCATATCCCCAGCCGTTTTCGGGCTGTAAGTTAGGGTTGCCGCCGGGGCGCCAGAAACGGTCATTGAGGGTAGGCACCCGGTAGCTGCGCGACACGTTGGCTTTGGCGGTGAGGGTGTGCTGCGGCGTTTGCCAGATATGGTAGTTGGCGCCCAGCGTGGGGGTGAGGGGAGGGTTAAAGCCTTTCACCCAGGCCTGCCGCAAATTCAGGCTCAGTTGCAGTTGGGGCAGCGGGTCATACCTTAGCCAGCTGTAGACTGAAAAGCGCTGCTCCTGAATGGCGCCGCCGTACTCCTTCATATTGGCCTGGAACAACTGCCCTTCCGCGCCCACCTGTAACAGCAGGTTTGGCCGCAGTGCCCGTTCATGCTCCAGCTGGCTTTGGTAGGTATGTACCTTGGAGAGGGAAAGAACCCCATCGTCCTGGAAATCCAGGCGGTCCTGGAAGTAGGCGACCCGGGCGGTGGTGGTGCCTCTGGCCACCTGTCCCTGCCATTCGCCCATCAGGCGCAGGTTCTCATCATGCTGCCGGGCGTGGGTATTGGCGCTGCCCATGGAAGGCTGTATTTGCCGGTCGGTCTTCACGTACCATCCCCTCACAGAAACCCGGTGGTCTTGATTGATTTTATAATGCAGGTCCTGGGCCAGGCTGGTTTGCGAGAAGGCGGCGTTCTGCTGGGTTTCATAGGGCTGACCGAAGACGGCAGTATTCCGGAATCTAAAATCATTATCTGCCGCAGTGCGCGTAAACGAGGAGGAGAGCGCCAGGCGGCCATTGGAAAAAGCGCCCTGGGCGGCGGTGCGGCGGTGCCCGAAACTGCCCGCTTCCTGCTGTACCTGCACCTGCCGGAGCGGTCGGAAAGACGCCGGGTTTTCCAGCACCACGGCCCCGCCCAGAGAGCCGCTCCCGTGCAGGGCGCCGCTGGGCCCGTGCTGCAGGTGCACCGTGGCGTTGGCCGACGGCGGCAATAGCGCGAAATCTGAGAGACCCAACGTAGGCAGCGCAATGTTGAACCCGTTCCAAAGCACGGCGGTGTGGCTGGCGGTGGTCCCCCTGAACGCAACGGTAGCGGTCATGCCGTTGCCATAGCTCTTGAGGTACAGGGGGCTGCGCTGCTGGAGCACCTCGGCCAGGGTAATGCCCGGCTGGCGCTGCAGCAAAAGGGAGTCAAGCGTCTGGGTGCGGGAACCGGCGGCATATTTTGAATACCGGTTGCCCGAAATGGTTATTGTCTGTAGTTGCACCGTGTCTGGCGACACCGCCTGGGCCATAGCCGACGGCAGAGACAGAGCCTGGGCAGCCATACTCACCAACGCGCATAAAACAAGACAACGTACCATATCCTCGGCCAATAGCAGAGGAGACCAGAACGAGAGAAATAAACGAAAACGCCAGCCCACTTGAAGGGGCCACCATCCTTGCTGCTTTTTTTCCCGAAAGCCTCCAAGTGTGTATGTAAGACGTTGGCAGGTCTCCTGGCTCTCTTCTCCGGCCCGGCCTTCCCATCTGGCAAAGCAGACAGTGGCGTATGGTGGGCAGAATGGGTTTGAAGATAACAGTTGCGGGTACAGCTCAGGTATTACACCTGATTCCCTTTTAAGACCGCACGGCAGAAAGCCAGGGCGGTCACCAATATCAGGGGCAAAGGTACGGTAAGTTTGGAAAGTGCGCTATAGCGGACCCAGGAAATTTAAGAAGAGGCGTTTTGGGGCTGTTTTGGCAAAAACAGGCCAGAATTAAGTTTATCGGAAAAAGAAAAAGGTTGTTCCTAACAGAGCATTGGCTATAAATATTAGGAGCGCTTTAGAGGATATTTCAAGCGCATAGATTTTATTGATTCCTAATAAACCTGTGATTAAGGAATTAAGGATAATGATCAACGCTGTCCAAAGAAGCGATAAGTAGATCATAGCTAGAAACCTTGAAAAAAAGGCTTCAGGTAGACTATTCAGCTGTTCTTGGAATTGCTCATAACTTCCAAGGGAAAATACTGAGGACAGAAACAGAATAGAAATGCTACCTGCTGTTATTAGAAGGATGTTGAAAAAATGTAGACCCTTCACTTACGCTAATCTTTGTACACCACGGGGCTGCATTGGCTGAATGGGACCGGCGCCTCCATCGCCAATCGGTGGGTTTTGATGAATTCGGCCATGAGCCGCTGAAACTCGGCTTGCTTCTGGGCGTCTGCCTCTTGGGGGTTAAAGTTGAACAGGTAATAGTCAATAGTGCCGTCTGCGTTAAAGTAGAAGCGGTTGAAGGCGCGGGTAGGTTTGCCCCAGGTAAAGCCGTTTTGCCTGAGGTGCCGGCCCAGTTCCTGCAACAGCTGCTGGTAGGCCGCCACCAGCTTCTGCTGGTCTGGTCCGGTGAACACCGCCAGGGTAGAATCTTCATGCACCGCGCTTTTGTATTGGGCATCCAGTAGCTGCATGGAATAAGCAGTACCTTCGGCCTGCCGGAAAGAGGACACCACTTTCTGGGCCTGGGTCACGGAAAACGCCCCTACGGAGAGCAGGAGTAAGAGGATAGTTTTTCTCATAGCGCAGCTTGTTTTACCGGAAGATAGGGTTTTTACCCTTGCTGCGGTAAGACTAGGGCTGAACTTCCGGAAAGAAATTACTTCCGTTTTAGGCCTGTTTTAGCCAAAACAACCCCAAAACAGCGTTAGTATAGGCAAGGCTTTTCAAAGGCTTGCAACTTTTTACAACGGGCGCTAGTTTTTAGCACTGTATTTGCGCTTACCGCCACATTACCTTTGTACGTTCCTCCATGAAACAATTTTTGCTTACCGGCCTCCTTTGCCTGGCGTTACTGGCCTCTTCTGGGGCCCAGACCATTTCCAAGGTAAACTTTGACGCCATCAAAAAGGCTATTGCCTCGCCTAAGTCAAAACTCTACTACCCCACGCTGCTCAAGCGGTATCACGCCAATGATACCCGCCTCACCCTGGATGAATACAAGCACCTGTATTATGGCTGGACGTTCCAGACCGGCTACAACCCGTACCGGCCCAATGACAAGTCTGATGACCTGAACGAGATGCTGCTCTATGAGCGGTTCATGGATATTGTAACCACCGGCAATAAGATTCTGGCCGTTGACCCCTTCAACCTGGACGTGCTCTACCTCATGCACATGGCCTACGGCGAGATGAACAAGAAAGTGGAAAGCCAGAAATACCTCACCAAGTTTGAGGGGCTGATGGCGGCCATCAAGGCCAGCGGCAACGGGCGCTCCCCGCAGACCGCGGTGGTGATCAACGCGCCCCGCGATGAGTATATGTTCCTGACCGTGGTGAACCTTCGGCAGAAGGGAAGGGCTGTGTTGCTGGAAAACAAATACGAACAGGTGAACCTGCAGACGCCCAATAAGCTCAACCTCACCGAGGTCTATTTCAACATTGAGAAAGCGATTGCCAAGAAAAGATAAGCTCACTTTTTAGCGGCGGAATTTTGCCGGGATACTTGTTCTATTGTACAGGTCATCCCGGCAATTTTAGCTTTCTTGCCACCCAGTCCACTGTTTTTGCCCTGTCTATGAAAAAACTTCTGCTTTCTATGTTGGTGCTTGCGGCGTTAGGGACGGCCTGCCAATCCGGCAAGGATAATAAAAAGGAAGGCGCTGCGGCTGATGAAAAGGCAGAAGTAGCGCTTTGCGAGTTCACTTCCACAGACTCGGCCACGGCCGTCAGCCGGTTAACCGGTAAATGGGAGTTGAAGGGCGTGCAGACCAACTACATGGGCGCCCGGGAGGACGAGTTCTTGACCGGTGCGCAAATCACCGAGGCCTCTACCATCATTTTCTTTGAGAACGGCGAGTTTGAGCAGTATGTCAACGGGAAACTTCAGGGCGAACGGCAACCCTACAAGATTGTAGGCCAGAGCCTCACGCCCGTGGGCTACCAGTTCTGGTTCTGTGATGAGAAAACGCTGGTGCTCAACAACGTGGTAGCAGACGGCGCCACCGATGTCTACGTGAAACAATAACGTCCCTCTGCTATGCCAGCGCCCCGCAAACTCCCAGATGCTTTCTTCGCCCGCCCAGACGTGGTCACTATTGCGCAGGAACTCATTGGCAAGTACTTCTTCACCAGCTTTGACGGCATCTTGACCGGCGGTATGGTGGTGGAGACCGAGGCCTACTCCGGAGACAATGACGCGGCCTGCCACGCGCACCTGGGCCGGCGCACCAAACGTACCCAGATCATGTACGAGCACGGCGGGGTGGCTTACGTGTACCTCATTTATGGCATTTATTCCCTCTTCAATATTGTCACCAATACCGAAGGCACCGCCGATGCCGTGCTCATCAGGGCCATTGAACCCACCGAAGGCCTGGAAGAAATGAAGCTCCGCCGCGGCCTTGACAAAATAGAAACCCGCCTTACCGCCGGCCCCGGCCTGGTCACCCAAGCCCTGGGCATCTCCACGCACCACAACGGTACCCACCTGCAAGGCAGCGAGATCTGGTTTGAAGACCACGGAAAAGTGATTCCGGAGGAAGAAATAGTGGCCGGGCCCCGGGTTGGCGTGGCCTACGCCGGTGCAGATGCCCTGCTTCCCTGGCGCTTCAGCCTCAAAGGCAGCAAATGGGTGAGCAAAGCAAAGCCGAAGTATTGATGTATTGCTGATTGTTAATTGCTGGTTGTTTTGAGGTTATTCCCCTGGCGCGAGTCTCCAGACTTGTGACTATGGATGCTGGTAGTCTCCAGACTACCTCACTGCACAGCAGCGAAACCAGTACATTAGCCTTTCTTTTCAAAAGGTTATAAGTCACGGAAGTAAATCTAGGGCTGTAGGATTGAAAGTTAACCGTGGCTCCAGGCGAGTCTGGAGACGCGCGCCAAGAAAGGTCTAGCGAAAAAACCTCAGCCTATAATCTGCGAGTATTATTAACAATCAACAATTAGCAATAAAACAATCAATTCACTTTCCTGCCCAATATCAGAATAGGCTTATTGTGCATGTCCGTAGTGGCAAACAGATAATCATTCCCGCCTTCCTTCAGTTTTAGCTTATCTCTTAGCTGGGCCACTGTTAAGGGGTAATTGCGTACCGTGATGTTCGCTTTTTTATTGGGTAGTAGCTGGTGCAGTTCCTTAGCATTGGCTTTTGGTTTGGCCGTGATTTCAAAAATACGGCCCGGAAACGCTGCCTGCAGTTCTGTGGAGGTATAGAGGTGGCTGTTTCGGTGTAGCTTCTGCACTTGGTACTCTTGTGACAACCATTTAAAGGCGCCCGCTTTCAGAAGGGCCGTGTTGGGTTCATACAGATAGGTGAGCGGCTCAGGGGCGTACACGGCAGTGGCCTGTTCTTCCTGCAATTTGGTAAAACTGACTTCCAGCGGCTCCTGGCCCGGCCGAAGGTTCACGGCGGTAATGACCGGTTCCTGGGTTGTATCTGACGTGATGAGGTACAGCACTTCCTTCACCTCGTTCTGCACGGCCACTACCCAAATGTGTTGCACGCCGGTCAGGTCTTGTAGCGCCAGGTCAATGTCTAGCATGGGCGCCGTTTTGAGCAGCACCGCTTTGGCCTTCTGTAACAGCGCAGGGAGCAGGCCCAGCACGTCTGGCTCACAGTCCTGGAGCAGATGCACCCGTTCCTGGCTCTCGCCCCGGCGGGCGGGGTCCAGGTAAATCACGTCCAGTTGAGCAGGCAAGGTTTCTAGGAAATCCTCGGCCTCGCCGGAAACCACCTGTATGTTTTCTATCCCCAGTTGCTGGTAATTATTGGCCACCACCTCGGCTAATTCTGGCTGCCGCTCCACGTAGGTCACCTGCCTGAAACGTTGGGCAAAGGAATAGGCATCTACCCCAAACCCACCGGTCAGATCAGCTAAGGTTTCCCCAGAAATAAGATTGGCTTTGTAGGCCGCCGTCAGTTCAGAGGAACTCTGCTCTACAGACAGGTTCGCCGGGAATACCAGGCTCAGATTCGCCGCCCAGGCAGGAATCTTGGTTTTCGCTTTCTGCCGGGCCTTTATCTGCTGCGCTAGTTTGGGCACGTCTATCCCCGGCCATTTCTTGGCCTGCAGCATCAGCTTGGCTGGATCTTGCTGGAGGTTTTTTTGAAGGAATTCTTGCTCCTCCGGAGAAAAAACGTGCATAGTAGGGTCTGGTGAGAGGAAGGAGGCAAAGATACAGAATTGAGCAAGCCGCTACCGAATAAGTATTGTTTAAGGTTTTGATATAAATCGTTAAACAAACTAGTGGTGAGGTAGTTATCTAAGGGTGAGTCCTTATTTTTTAACTTAATGTAGTAGCCGTATGAAAACGTGGATGAAGTTTTGCCTGATGGCAGTTGCTCTGCCTACCCTGCTCCTGACCAGCGCCTGCGAAGATGATGATGACGATGTGATGACCATGGACCAGAAAGCCAATGTCATGGTGGTGCACGCGTCGCCCAACGCCCCTTCGGTTGATTTATATGTAGACGGAACCAAAGCCAACACCGCCGCGCTGGCCTACCCAAGAAATACGGGGTATCTGCAGGTGCAGGCCGGAACCAGAAACGTGAAAGTAACCCCTGCCGGTGCCAGCGCCACCAATGCGGTCATAGATGCTAACCTGACCCTAGCCGCCAACATGAATTACTCTGTGTTTGCTGCCGGTCCGGTTACTGGTATTTCTGCCCTGGTGGTGGAGGATAACCTGGCTGCGCCTGCCGCCGGAAAAGCCCATGTGCGGTTTTTCCATTTGTCGCCAGACGCCCCAAGGGTAGATGTGGTGGTGCAAGGAGGAGGTGACCTGTTCTCAGACATAGAGTTCAAGGAAGCCACCGCATTTACCCCGGTCAATGCAGGATCCTATACGCTGCTGGTGCAGCCGGTGAATACCAACACTAATGCGGTTACCGCCACCGTGAACCTGGAGGCGGGCAAGATCTACACCATTTTCGCCAAAGGATTCCTGAATCCGCCGTCAGGCAATACAAATACCCTGGGGGCCGAAGTGATTGTGAACAAGTAAAGACTTTCCTGATTTGAGTTACCCTGGGCCCGCTAGTGTAAGCGGGCCCTTCTATTTCGTTTTAGGGCCGTTTTCTCTAAAACAGCTCTAAAACGTGCAGGGGCGCGCCGTGTAAACCGGGGTTTCCGTTGAGGATGATAAACTTATTGCGTACCTTTGCGGTTCTTCTGTAAAAACCTGAACTACAATGGTAGAAACGTATTTGAAGTACAAAGTAAAAGATATTTCCCTGGCTGAGTGGGGAAGAAAAGAGATTAGATTAGCTGAATCTGAGATGCCAGGTTTGATGGCCATCCGTGAGGAGTTCGGTCCCAGCAAACCATTGGCAGGCGCGCGTATTGCCGGCTGTCTGCACATGACTATCCAGACTGCGGTTCTCATTGAGACCCTGGTGGAGTTAGGTGCTGAGGTTACCTGGTCTAGCTGCAACATTTTCTCTACCCAAGACCACGCTGCTGCTGCCATTGCCGCCGCTGGCATCTCTGTTTACGCCTGGAAAGGTATGAACGCAGAAGAATTTGACTGGTGCATTGAGCAGACCCTTTTCTTCGGGGAAGACCGTCAGCCCCTGAACATGATCCTGGACGATGGTGGTGACCTGACCAACATGGTGTTTGACAACTACCCAGAGCTGGCTGCCGGTATCAAAGGTTTGTCTGAAGAGACTACCACCGGGGTGCACCGTCTGTACGAGCGTATGAAAAACGGCACTTTGGTGATGCCCGCTATCAACGTGAACGACTCCGTGACCAAGTCTAAGTTTGACAACAAATACGGCTGTAAAGAATCTTTGGTAGACTCTATCAGAAGAGCTACGGATGTAATGATGGCTGGTAAAGTAGCCGTTGTGGCTGGGTACGGTGACGTAGGAAAAGGTTCTGCCGCTTCGTTGCGTGGCGCCGGTGCCCGCGTGATTGTAACCGAGATTGACCCTATCTGCGCCCTGCAAGCCGCCATGGATGGTTTTGCCGTGAAGAAAATGGAGAATGCCATTCCGGAGGCTGACATAGTGGTCACCGCTACTGGTAACTTCAACATCATTAGAAGCGAGCACTTCCTGGCCCTAAAAGACAAAGCCATTGTCTGCAACATAGGTCACTTTGACAATGAGATTGACATGGCCTGGTTGAACGAAAACTACGGCCATACCAAAGATACCGTGAAACCACAGGTAGATCTGTACACCCTGGAAGGCAAAGACATTATCATCCTGGCGGAAGGCCGTTTGGTGAACCTTGGTTGCGCCACTGGTCACCCGTCTTTTGTGATGTCTAACTCTTTCTCTAAC
This Rufibacter radiotolerans DNA region includes the following protein-coding sequences:
- a CDS encoding TonB-dependent receptor, with protein sequence MAAQALSLPSAMAQAVSPDTVQLQTITISGNRYSKYAAGSRTQTLDSLLLQRQPGITLAEVLQQRSPLYLKSYGNGMTATVAFRGTTASHTAVLWNGFNIALPTLGLSDFALLPPSANATVHLQHGPSGALHGSGSLGGAVVLENPASFRPLRQVQVQQEAGSFGHRRTAAQGAFSNGRLALSSSFTRTAADNDFRFRNTAVFGQPYETQQNAAFSQTSLAQDLHYKINQDHRVSVRGWYVKTDRQIQPSMGSANTHARQHDENLRLMGEWQGQVARGTTTARVAYFQDRLDFQDDGVLSLSKVHTYQSQLEHERALRPNLLLQVGAEGQLFQANMKEYGGAIQEQRFSVYSWLRYDPLPQLQLSLNLRQAWVKGFNPPLTPTLGANYHIWQTPQHTLTAKANVSRSYRVPTLNDRFWRPGGNPNLQPENGWGYEAGLAHQYERKAVTGKTEATVYRLRVQDWIQWQPATAGYSEPVNLSQVLGHGAELDSRWHYQASEKTALSAGAAYAYTISQQKLPDARAHFINRQLFYVPKHKVAGWAEARFQTWWLSMDAAFTDRRFSDNDNNNWLAAYALANASLGKAFTWRTMEAQLMAHVQNLTNTTYQTMAFRAMPSRSFRLSLSLKWATHP
- a CDS encoding DUF4919 domain-containing protein, which codes for MKQFLLTGLLCLALLASSGAQTISKVNFDAIKKAIASPKSKLYYPTLLKRYHANDTRLTLDEYKHLYYGWTFQTGYNPYRPNDKSDDLNEMLLYERFMDIVTTGNKILAVDPFNLDVLYLMHMAYGEMNKKVESQKYLTKFEGLMAAIKASGNGRSPQTAVVINAPRDEYMFLTVVNLRQKGRAVLLENKYEQVNLQTPNKLNLTEVYFNIEKAIAKKR
- a CDS encoding DNA-3-methyladenine glycosylase; translation: MPAPRKLPDAFFARPDVVTIAQELIGKYFFTSFDGILTGGMVVETEAYSGDNDAACHAHLGRRTKRTQIMYEHGGVAYVYLIYGIYSLFNIVTNTEGTADAVLIRAIEPTEGLEEMKLRRGLDKIETRLTAGPGLVTQALGISTHHNGTHLQGSEIWFEDHGKVIPEEEIVAGPRVGVAYAGADALLPWRFSLKGSKWVSKAKPKY
- a CDS encoding THUMP-like domain-containing protein, which gives rise to MHVFSPEEQEFLQKNLQQDPAKLMLQAKKWPGIDVPKLAQQIKARQKAKTKIPAWAANLSLVFPANLSVEQSSSELTAAYKANLISGETLADLTGGFGVDAYSFAQRFRQVTYVERQPELAEVVANNYQQLGIENIQVVSGEAEDFLETLPAQLDVIYLDPARRGESQERVHLLQDCEPDVLGLLPALLQKAKAVLLKTAPMLDIDLALQDLTGVQHIWVVAVQNEVKEVLYLITSDTTQEPVITAVNLRPGQEPLEVSFTKLQEEQATAVYAPEPLTYLYEPNTALLKAGAFKWLSQEYQVQKLHRNSHLYTSTELQAAFPGRIFEITAKPKANAKELHQLLPNKKANITVRNYPLTVAQLRDKLKLKEGGNDYLFATTDMHNKPILILGRKVN
- a CDS encoding DUF4397 domain-containing protein, encoding MKTWMKFCLMAVALPTLLLTSACEDDDDDVMTMDQKANVMVVHASPNAPSVDLYVDGTKANTAALAYPRNTGYLQVQAGTRNVKVTPAGASATNAVIDANLTLAANMNYSVFAAGPVTGISALVVEDNLAAPAAGKAHVRFFHLSPDAPRVDVVVQGGGDLFSDIEFKEATAFTPVNAGSYTLLVQPVNTNTNAVTATVNLEAGKIYTIFAKGFLNPPSGNTNTLGAEVIVNK
- the ahcY gene encoding adenosylhomocysteinase, whose amino-acid sequence is MVETYLKYKVKDISLAEWGRKEIRLAESEMPGLMAIREEFGPSKPLAGARIAGCLHMTIQTAVLIETLVELGAEVTWSSCNIFSTQDHAAAAIAAAGISVYAWKGMNAEEFDWCIEQTLFFGEDRQPLNMILDDGGDLTNMVFDNYPELAAGIKGLSEETTTGVHRLYERMKNGTLVMPAINVNDSVTKSKFDNKYGCKESLVDSIRRATDVMMAGKVAVVAGYGDVGKGSAASLRGAGARVIVTEIDPICALQAAMDGFAVKKMENAIPEADIVVTATGNFNIIRSEHFLALKDKAIVCNIGHFDNEIDMAWLNENYGHTKDTVKPQVDLYTLEGKDIIILAEGRLVNLGCATGHPSFVMSNSFSNQTLAQLELWTNSEAYENKVYTLPKHLDEKVARLHLAKIGVELEELSSEQAAYIGVEVQGPFKPEYYRY